One window of the Cryptomeria japonica chromosome 7, Sugi_1.0, whole genome shotgun sequence genome contains the following:
- the LOC131033984 gene encoding uncharacterized protein LOC131033984, with protein sequence MAAIGHGLEIINLKEAVSHICESRPTPFKDGMLGKSCWFGFKSRHLELSSQIVEGLDKDRAPSLRPIVVSTFYETLSKAYAANPYGPTDIWNYDETGVMDGINGAMRVLERKGSQKSSYILLKSHEWITIICCINASEQSIL encoded by the coding sequence ATGGCTGCAATTGGTCATGGCCTTGAGATCATCAACTTGAAGGAAGCCGTCTCTCATATTTGTGAGAGTAGACCAACCCCTTTCAAGGATGGCATGCTTGGGAAGTCATGCTGGTTTGGTTTCAAGTCCCGACATCTAGAGCTCAGCTCACAAATAGTTGAAGGCCTCGACAAAGATAGGGCACCAAGTCTGAGACCAATAGTTGTGTCTACTTTCTATGAAACTTTGTCAAAAGCCTATGCCGCTAATCCATATGGCCCTACTGATATATGGAACTATGATGAAACTGGTGTTATGGATGGCATAAATGGGGCTATGAGGGTGCTTGAGAGGAAAGGAAGCCAAAAATCATCTTATATACTTCTGAAGAGTCATGAATGGATTAccattatttgttgcattaatgcTTCCGAGCAAAGCATTCTATGA